Proteins encoded in a region of the Ancylobacter sp. SL191 genome:
- a CDS encoding nitroreductase family protein, producing the protein MTSTAPETRAAVLAALAARRSVPSAGLIEPGPTGEERATLLTLAARVPDHGMLTPWRFILIEGEARAALGARLAQAYREANGHMPEEKREKFAAIMGRLFPAPLAVVVVSRPVAHASIPLIEQELSAGAVCLNLLNAAHALGYAGIWVTGWAATHGHAVRLLGVGEGERVAGILHIGTAKEPPAERPRPDVAALTTHWAPPDA; encoded by the coding sequence ATGACATCGACAGCCCCTGAGACCCGCGCCGCCGTTCTGGCGGCCCTTGCCGCGCGCCGCTCGGTGCCATCAGCCGGGCTGATCGAGCCGGGCCCGACGGGCGAGGAGCGCGCGACGCTGCTCACCCTTGCCGCCCGCGTGCCGGACCATGGGATGCTCACCCCCTGGCGGTTCATCCTCATCGAAGGCGAGGCGCGCGCGGCGCTCGGCGCGCGGCTGGCGCAGGCCTACCGGGAGGCCAATGGCCACATGCCCGAGGAGAAGCGCGAGAAATTCGCCGCCATCATGGGCCGGCTGTTCCCCGCCCCGCTCGCCGTGGTGGTGGTGAGCCGGCCGGTGGCGCATGCCTCGATCCCGCTCATCGAGCAGGAATTGTCCGCTGGCGCTGTGTGCCTCAATCTGCTCAACGCCGCCCATGCGCTCGGCTATGCCGGCATCTGGGTCACCGGCTGGGCGGCGACGCACGGGCACGCCGTGCGCCTGCTCGGCGTCGGCGAGGGCGAGCGGGTGGCGGGCATCCTGCACATCGGCACGGCGAAGGAGCCGCCCGCGGAGCGCCCGCGCCCGGATGTGGCGGCGCTCACCACCCATTGGGCGCCGCCGGACGCCTGA